AGAGATATTCGCCAAAATCACGAAACCACAGTCACTGGCTGTTTGGTGGAGGCCGCCGCGGGTGAGCATACCGTTGGCCAAATACCCTTTCAGGCCGCCCACAATCTCCTCGGGTTTCTCGAAGCGCGCGGTCTGCACCTCGTCCAACACCACCACGCTGAAGCGGGCGAGCAGACCCCACTGCCCGCTGGCGTTGTTCACAAACAGCACAGCCGGGGAGATGTTTCCTCCGCTAATTAGACGGACTTTCGGGCTGATGTTCTCAAAGGTGAAGCTCTTGCCGGTGCCTTTGGGCGCGAGTTCCATCAGGTGCATGTTTTTCTGCACAAGGGGGAGTAGGCGGCACAGGAGCAGGGTCTGCTGCCATTCGGTGAAGGATTCGGGATCAAAGCCCAGTGAGGTGAGCAGCAGCGCCCGCCACTCGTGCAGGGTGAACTGCCGACGAGCGTCCTTATACAGCTTCAGGTTCACGCTGGCCTGCATGGGTTTAAAGGACAAGACGGCCACCCCGTCTTGCAGCGAGCCGAGCTCCACCACACCCCACATGCCCTGCCGCAGTAGGTCAGGGTGATTCTCAAGCAGCGCGTCGGCGATGTAAGCGTCACTGATGCCCAGCAAACCCAACTGCGCGACGCGCTCCGGCTCTTTGCCCTTTTTCAGCTTCACTTCGGCTTGCAAGGGCGTCAGGACTTTGACGGTCTGCCCCTGGGCGAGGCGGTGCTTGATGATGTTGTGTTCGCCTGGGCCAGGAATGATCCGCGCGGCCCAATCACGAACCTTGGTGGCTTCCTCGGTACTGAGGTCACCCTGCCCCGGTACCACGCTTTCCAGCACCCACTCCGCCACGTAAGCGGGAATGCCGCGCTTTGTCAGTTGGCTGGCCGGGAGGCGGCGCTTGTCAATGGCGAGCGACTTGAAGACCTCGGCCACTTTGGCATTCAGGTCATGGAGGGCTTGCCAGTCCAGAGGAGCAGGGGCACTAAGGACTTCGGCATTCATCACAGCAGGTCTCCCAGGATGTCATTGGTGGAGGTGTAGAGTTCTTCAGATTTCAGATTCATAGTCACACTGACGTCCTGGGCCGTTCCCTGCGGCGCCCGCACACTGACCTTGAGAGTCAGCGTACTGAGGACTGCGGACTTGGGCCACGAAGCAAGGGTCACGCTGATGTTCGCCTGGCTTTGGGGCGGCACGATCCAGGCGGCCCAGTCAGTTACCTGAGTGCCCAGCGAACCGCCCAGACGCTCGACGGTCAGTGGCACGGAGTTGGGGTTGGTCAGGGTCAGGGTGAAGGTGCCAACATCTTCAGCTCGGCCTTCTCCCTCAGCAGTAACAACCGGTAGGTGAAAGGCCAGGTCCCGCACGTAGACCACCCAGGGAAGCAGGACTTCTTCCGGACTCAGGCCGCCGTGAGGGCAGATAACCTGTCCACCTCGCCCCGCACTGTCGACGAACGTCTCGTCGCTGAACAGAGCGGCGGCGTCCTCAGCGAGTCCAAAGCGGCTGCGGCCCAGCAGGGCCAGGTTCTCTTCCAGCCGGAAGCCCTCAGTAGGAATGTCCGCCCAGGTGCCGTACGCGGCCCGTCCTTCTGGGGTAAAGCCGGCGGGAGGCGTGGCTGTGCGCGTGGAGCCCCGCAGCAGCCGCCCATGATCGGTGGTCACCACCAACTGCACGGGGCGTCCTTGCGGCAAGGCGGTCAGCAGGCGCAGGACGCGCTTGGCAATTACAGAGAGCCGGGCCGTGACTTCGTCACGCGCGCGATCCAAGCTCTCGGCTTTGTGGTAGATCACGTCGGGCTCAGAGATGTTCCAGAACACCACGCTCCCCGGACTTGCTTCTTGCAGCGCGGCCGCCACCATCTCCTCGCGGGTCTCGTGGCGGCCAAGCGGGTCCTGCGTCCCGGCATGCGCAGGGGAAACCCCCCGGAATAGGGCCGGCTTGGCGCGGCTCGTAATGGTGGGGAGTGCACCGAACACGATGTCCTGCCCAGTGAGGGTCAGCCGACGCCCGGTGTCATGGGTCGTCAAAGCGCGCTGCAGGATCGCGAGGTCAAGGAGGTGCAAGCCGTCGCAGACGGCTACAAGGGTGACATACGGCTGACTGCCAAGCCCGGCGCTGCGCTGCCAAATCAACCGCTCGGCATGGGCACCGCCATTGAGCGCCGCTGCATAGAGAGGCAAGAAGGTCTCCACGAAGTGCCGCACATGAGGCCGCAGCGCCGCGTGATCAGCGCCTTCCCAACTGCGGTAGGGCAGGTAAGCACCGGTCATCCAATTGGCCCAGCCGGCCACTTCAGTAGGCGGCATCGGAGGAAGTGGCCGGGGTAACGTGGCCCACAGGTCGTCGTACAGTCCTTTCGACAAGTGGTCCTGCAGCTCGCGGAGCACGTCCCGGCCCAGTTCGCCTGGATGGTGGCGCAGCCACTCCCCCGCCGCCGTGCCAGCAAGCGCCAAAACCTGGGGATCAGCCTGCCGCTCCCGTAGTTCGCGATAGACCGCCAAGCCACGCGCCGCTGTCGCCTGTACGAATGAGGCCCTGAATTGTCCGGAAATGTCATCTGGGAAAACGATCGGAAAGGGCCGTGGCCAGCCTGACGCGTCGCCTTCCAACCGAAGCCAGTATTGCAGCAGGGTCGTGGCCGCTTTGTGGCCTTTCTCGGCTGTGTCTTCATACACCTGGCGCCACTGCCCGCTCATCCTGCCAGCCAATGCCGATCCGAGTTGTCGCATTAAGGGCTCTGTGGCGGCCTCCCGCGCTTCAGCACTAGCCCACCACAGGAGCCACTGCGCGGCATGCAGGGGCTCGCCCACCGCCGCACTACTGCCCAGCACGACCTGCGCAAGTTCCTCGGCACTCCCGGCCTGGCTAAGGTCTGGCCATCGCGTCAGGGCAGCCTGCGCGTCGGACAGGGGCAGGTGCGGCAATAGCCCCTGCAAGCGGATCATGGGCGGCACCACGTCCTGGGTGGGGATGCCACGAGCGGCGGCGAAGCGCTTGGCCCAGCGAGAGAGCGCGTCACCCTGCACGAGCAGGGGACGCTCATCGAGCGCCAGACGCAGAAATTCTGCCTCGCTGTTTACGCGGTGCGCGTCAGCGACCTCGGCACCGCCTGCTGGGTCTATGTAGAACCGGGCACTCATGCGAGCGTCAGCTCACTCAGCTGCCGCAGACGCTCCAGACAGGCCTGCCGGCGCTCCGGAGAGGTGATCCGACTGAACAGCGCCTCAATCTGAAGAACCTCATTCTCCTCGAGTCGGCGCTCCACATCTGCCTGCAGGACCTGCAGCTTCTGACGCAACGGGTCATCCAGGAAGGGCGGCGGAGTACGCAGCGCTTGTTGAACCTTGGCCAGGCCCATTCCGTCGTCAGGCTGTAGCGCCTCGAAATGCTCACGCTGCTGTTGCAGCCAGCTTTCGGTCTCTTGCCCCTTGATCTTAACGATGCCTGCTACCCGTTGGCGGAGTTCCTCCACGTAGGCCTGTTGTTGAGGAGACAGGAGGGGATTACTGGCCAGCTCGCTCAACCTTTGCATGACTCCTTGTGCGTGTTCAAGGTCACGCAAAGACACAGGCGTATAGCTCTCCAGGTCCTTGAATAGATGTTGCAGCGCTTCTCGGCGGGCTTCAAGGGTTTGGAGCTGGAGCTGCAGCTCTGGCGGCAGCCACGCCCGGGGGAGTCGGCCCAGGTCTACCGCCTGAATGGCTCGGAGGGTGGTGGCACCGTCCAGGACCTCGGCCTGCTGGCGCAAGTCGGTAGTGAGACGATCGATCTGTTCAGTGGTCTGCCGCGCAACATCCTGGATGTCCACTTCAATTCGCGCACGCTGCCGATCACCCAGGGCCGAGTGGGTGCGGCGGTCCTCAAGCTGCTGCCGCCGTTCAGCGAGGTCACGCAGGCGTGGGTCACGGCGACCACGCAGGTCCTCCACCTCCCGTAGTACCTCTTCGAGTTGATCGGCCCGAGCCACGAGCATGTGAAGCTGACCTTCCCACTCGCTGCCCTGGTAGCGCGACTCATGCCGGATGATGTCTGCCTGCAACTTGCCGGCCGCCTGGGCCGTGAGAACGTCTTCCACCTTTGCGCTCCACGCGGCAGGCAGTGCTTCTAAGCGAGCAAGTTCTGCTTGCAGGCGTTCCTGCTTGGTGCGCGACGCCTCCACAACCCCAGGGGTCAGGGTGGGCCACCCGGCAACCTCGGCAAGGCTTTCGCGTAGCTTCACGACTGACCCCGTCTCGGGGACGGCCCGGATCCGCTCGAGTGCCGCTTTTTCCTGGGCTGCCACGTTAAGCTGCGAGCGCAAAGCGTCCCTGAGGGCTTCGAGTGCCGGCCGACTGGCCTCCGGCAGGAAGGCTGGAGGCGTCTCCAGTTCTCGGGCCAGCGCTGTGGACGCCGTCCCATCCTCTATGCGCGTTTGCCGTTCCGCCAGCCAGGTTAGCGACTTGGTCTCATACTCCGTGACCTGCGCGTCCAGGGCTGAGACCGCTGCAGTCACCAGCGCTTGTTGCTGGGGCGTTAAGACGGCTGCAAACTTCTGATCCAGCGCGGTGAGTCGGGCCCGAGTTTCCTCTGCGTCCTGGGGATTGGCCGGCGGACGCCAATTTGAGACCACCTCGAAGTACGCCACGAGCTGTTCAGCGCGTGAGGTCGCGGCGTTCACTGGTTCGGCTTCCGGCGTGTCGCGATACTGGTAGTTCTCCTGTAGCAGCCGCTGGTGGAGCTTTTTGGCCTCACTCGCGTCCGACACGGCGCCCAACAAGTCGGGAAGTTCACGCAGGTGACCTTCCAGGTCGCTGATGGCCGCCTTGATCTGGGTGTACTTCTCCTCGGCGAGATCCGCAGCCCGATTCGATTTAGGATCTAGCTTCTGAAGACTCTTCAGACTGTCGCGCAGGGTCGCCAGATTCCCCTTGGTGGGAATGCTCCGGACGATGCTCACTTCCTGCTCCGCGGCCTGCTCGCCTTCCAATCGTTCCTTGGCCGACTTCAGATCCTGAAGTGCTTGCTGCACCCGGTCGTTCGCTTCCGTCAGGTTCAGGGGTTTCAAGGTGTTCAGCAGCCCTTTGAGTTGTTGCTCGCGGAGTGCATACTTGCCGAGATCGGACAACTTAGAAAAGTCAGCGGTTTGCTGCTTGGTGACCGTCAAGATGCGGCTGGTGAGCTGCGTCCGGAGGTCTTCGATCCCAGGCTTCTCGGACATCACCACCGTGAGGGGCGGCAGCTTGGTAAGAGTCCCCATCAATGGAACGGCGGTGTCAACAGTGGTCGCCCGGCTGAGCCTGATCTCGAAGTCGCTGACTGCCTTATCGTAAGCCTCAAGATTCTCCAGCCCCTGCTGAAGCTTGCTTGCAGCGCGGTCCAAGGTCTGCAGGTATTCACTGTCGTAGCGGGGATTGTTCGTCTTGAACTCTTCAAGGATCAGCCGGCCTTTCTTGGCCTCCACCTGGGTAAGCGGGCTGGCTTCGAGAGCATCGAGCACCACTTTGACCTTGGCAAGTTCCTGCCCCATGTCCTTGCGGGAGATTTCGATGGCAGCCATCGCCTTCAGGAAATCCGCAGGCTTTTTGAAAGGACTCTGTGTCTGCCCTTTGGTAGTAGTCATGCGGCCGAGACTGCCAATCCCCCCCAACTTGATGGCGGTCCGGTTCTTGCCAATCCAGGCCGCGAATAGGAGGGCCAACGTGTTTTGATCGTAGCCGTAAGGGGTCTGCAGCAGTTCCTTAAGCACCTCGCCGGGCGACACCTTCCCGGCCTTGGGCGAGAAGGTCGCGTCAAGCCGCACCCAGGCGTCTCTAACGCGGCTGTGCTGCGGTTCCACCACTTGCTTGCGCGGACTGATGATGCCCCAGGTTTCTTGGAGCATACGAACCAAGTCTTTCTGAATGGACGCCCCGGAAGGCCATTGCACCGCGTCAAGGCTGTTGTCAATCAGTTCATGAAGCAGGTCGACGACCGCCTTGTTCAGGTTCGACCCGCTGAGCTTGTATTGGGCGAAGAAACGATCCGGGTGCTTGCTGTAGGCCGCGCCATAAACCACGACCAGCGCCGTCCCCAGGCGGTTGGTTGTTGCCGTAGTAATGTTCTTGGCTGCCAGGCCGCCGCTGATGGCGGGAGCCACCACAAGGTCGCCACTCCGGCGAATACGTTCAAGGGTCACCTCCGCCTGCTCACGCAGTCGCCCGGTCATCTCCTCGTAGACGACGCCGCCCACCTTCAGCTCATTGGCAGATTTAAAGACCAGGTCTTTTAGAACTGCCAATTTATGCAGCGTGGCGGTCAACTCGGCGTGCGGCTCGCGCGGGCAGACAAAGAGCATGGGGGCTGTCTCAAATTTGCTCGAAACGCTGAATATCTCGCGAATCTTGGTAGGAGCGGCGTCAGCCTCCGCCTGCGTCCCGGGAATCACGAGCACCACCAC
Above is a window of Deinococcus radiotolerans DNA encoding:
- the brxL gene encoding BREX system Lon protease-like protein BrxL; amino-acid sequence: MNAEVLSAPAPLDWQALHDLNAKVAEVFKSLAIDKRRLPASQLTKRGIPAYVAEWVLESVVPGQGDLSTEEATKVRDWAARIIPGPGEHNIIKHRLAQGQTVKVLTPLQAEVKLKKGKEPERVAQLGLLGISDAYIADALLENHPDLLRQGMWGVVELGSLQDGVAVLSFKPMQASVNLKLYKDARRQFTLHEWRALLLTSLGFDPESFTEWQQTLLLCRLLPLVQKNMHLMELAPKGTGKSFTFENISPKVRLISGGNISPAVLFVNNASGQWGLLARFSVVVLDEVQTARFEKPEEIVGGLKGYLANGMLTRGGLHQTASDCGFVILANISLDDQQRPLRELLVEELPSFLQETAFLDRIRALLPGWQLPKLSSKLLVGPSSGLTMGLKSDFFGDALIALRDDLEAEGYAARNVHLSGEKPYRRNEDSVRTIAAGLMKLQFPHGELSPLEYHRYCVKPALQLRQLIWDQLYTLDSEYRQYEHSLSVQ